TCGTGACGAACTCCGACGACGTGCATGCGAAGCGCCTCGCGGAGAATCTCCAGGCCCCTTTCGAGGTCGTGATCACCGCCGAGGAGATGGGCGTCTACAAGCCACGGCTCCGTGCGTTTGAATACACGCTGGACAAGCTCGGCGTCGCACCCGACGACATCGTGCACGTCTCGGCGAGCCCGCAGTACGACCTCCGCTCCGCGGCCGACATGGGCATCAAGAACACGGTGTACATGGACCGCGGCTTCGAGCCGGACCACCCGTGGCTCGGCTACAAGCGGATCACCGACATCGCCGACCTCCCCGTCCTTCTCGGCCTGCCGCGCCCGTGACGTGTCGCCCGACACCACGTTGTCCAGGGCTCGGGGATCACGGCTTGGGTGATACCCGGCCCGACCGGCCTCCGTGCGGGTGTGGATCACGGAGGCGGTCTCTGGATCGCTGAGATCCAGGGAAAGCAAGCCATCCCGTGACCCACGAGGACGGGGTGGACGACCGCCGGGTGTGGCTCATCGAGCACGCCGCCAGGATCGGAGACGTCACCGATCTGCCAGGTGTTCGGCGTCTCCGGCAAGACCTGGTACGACTGGACGAAGAAGGCCGAACAGTCGGCGCCCGGAGGCGCGAAGGTGCCGCGCCACACCACCTGGGCACCGCCAAGCCACGGACCGCCAGGTGCTGACAGACATCCCGGAGGTATAGTCGACAAACGACCAAGGGAGGGCGACGGGGTGGACCACAAGTTCGAGTGGCTGGAGCACCGGAGGACGACGCCGGACGGCGTCCACCGCGTACTGCGTGCCGCCATCCTCGACGGGATCGTACCTCCTGGTGGACAGCTGCGCGAGGCACACATCGCCGCGGATCTCGGGATCAGCCGGTCCCCGCTGCGCGAGGCGCTGACCAAGCTGGAGGAGGAAGGGCTCATCGTAAAGATCCCCTTCCGTGGGGCGTTCGTCGTAGAGGTGAGCGCTCGTGAGGTCGCCGAAATCGCCTCAGTCCGTCTACGTGTCGAGCCGTACGCCGCTGAGCTCTCAGCCGAAGCACTGCGCGGTCCTGAGCGGCCGCAGTTGATGCAAACCGTCGAGGATCTCCACCGGGCGACTGAGAAGAACGACATCCCGGCCAGCATCGACGCACACCTTCGCTTCCACAGGCTCTTCTACGACCTCTCGGAGCACGGCATCCTGCAGAGTCTCTGGAATGGTTGGGAGACCAAGCTGCGCCTCTACCTCAGCGTCGATCACCGCACTTACAGCGACCCGCGTGAATTGGCCGTCGAGCACGAGAGGTTGGCCGCGGTTGCCCTGGAAGGCGACACCGACGCGTTCCGCCAGGAACTGGCTGCCCATTTCCAATCGGCGCTGCGAGCCCAGACGGGAGATCAAGGGGAACGCACGCCCCGGCATGCATGAGGTCATGCCGCCTCCGTGAAGTGGTCCAAGGCCGCTCGGAGGTCTACCGGGTACTGGAGGACGTCCACACCCTGGCCGGGCCCCGCACGCGAGATCCCGTGCACCGGGTGCGCCGGATCCTGGTCCACTCCACCGCCGTCGCGGCGGGCCGGCTCAGAGCCGCGAGAAGCGTCTGGCCCGGGCCAGGGAGGCGATGGACAAGCTCGCCGGTCGGCGGGCGGCCGGCACGACAAGACCCGCGAGAGGGTCACGGCCCCGGCCGGGGTCACCGCCGCCAAGCGGCGCGTCACCGCCTGCCTGCGCTGGACCATCACCACCGACGAGCACGACGCCCCCGCCCTGGCCTGGCACGTCGACCAGGACGTCCTGAATGCCGAGGCCGCCGTCGACGGCTGGTACGCGATGCTGACCAGCATCTGCACGATCCGGACCGGACCGGTCCAGACCGCCCACCGCATCCGCGGCGACAGCGAGCGCGTTCGGGGCCGCCTGGCGCGCCGGCGTCGCGCGGTCTCAAGGTCGACGTCCCGGCCCAGGGTGCCCTGACCGAGGAGCTTGCCGTCCTTGGCAGAGCAGCTGACCCGCCACGTAGACACTGGAGCAACCGTCCGCAGCAGCGCGGCGTCGAAGTTGCCCGACAGCATGTCGGGCTCCAGTGCGGCGTACTCGCCGCCCCGGATCGTGACCTCGATGCCGAGCTGCCGCACCTGGTCCTGGATCACGGCTGCGACGTGGCGAGCTCGGGCTGGTCGTTGTAGGCCATCAGCGCGATCGACAGCGACTTCCTTCTCTCTCTGCCGACACGCCGGCGAGCGGATCCCGAACGGTTGATTTCTGGGTCATGCCCGAACGATCAAGCGCCTCGGCCCCGTTACGGACGTTGGAGGCCGAAGAGCACCGGCAGCTCGGCGATGTCGGTGATCCGGGTGTAGCTCAGCCACGGCTGGTCCGGCTCCCATCCGCGGTCCAGGTACACCTTGTTCTTGATGCCCGCGTCGAACGCCGCCCGGTGGTCATACTGCGGACTCGCGGAGACGTGCACGATCTCGTCGGGCGCCACCCCCAGCTTGTCCAGCATGTACTCAAACGCACGGAGCCTGGGCTTGTAGGCCTGAGCCTGCTCGGAAGTGATCACGACCTCGATCGGCGCTTGGAGGTTCTCCACGAGGGACGGCGCCTGCGCGTCGTCGGTGTTGGTCAAGATCACCAGGGGGTACGCCTCCGCCAAGCGCCTCAAAGCCTCGCTCACGCCCGGGTACGGCCCCCACGTGGGAATCTGGTCGTAGACCGCGCGTGCGTCGCCCTCGCGGTACTCCAGGCCGAACTTCGCCATGGTGCGGCGCAGCGCTGCCTCGATGACCTTGTGCATGGGACGCCAGTCACCCATGCACTCGTCGAACCGGATCTGCTCCCCGGCGAGCTCGAAGTCGTCGACGATCTCGGCCGGGAGCCGGTCGCCGAGGACCTTCCGGATCGTCTCGTCCTGCCGGTACTGGATCAGCGTGCCGTTCATGTCGAACGAGACGAACTTCGGCTTGATGTCGATACCCACAAGTCCTCCTAGTGCAGTGAGGGCGGCCAATCAGTTTGGTCGATTGTCGACCAAGTTAACGTTGATTGTCAACAGCCTGTTGGGGCCTCGTCCCTCTGGGCCCGCGCGTTTCGCAGGCCGCTGGTTCGCTGAGAGATCAGCATGGCGGGGGTGAGTTTTGAGGCTCGAAAGCTCCCGAAACCCGGAGGGCTGTAACCGCCGGGTGATCTTCCGCGGCCAGGGACTACGCGACTCAAGCCCGTTCGGGGTCGGTGCGCGGTGTGGTCTGCCCAGCTCTCCTGCTCCCCCGGCCGCGACGACAGGAACGCGCGGGGCCCGGCGCCACCCCGGCGGGAAGTCCCCCCTCCCTGCCGATGCGTCGCCGCCCCTCGCCCTCGACCACGTGCTGGTTCAGCCGCGTGTGGCCACCGGGATTCGGCTTCGAGGGACGACCGAACTGTGGGCGCCTGAGTCCTCCTCAGGACCAGAGGTGCGGCTGGCGCGGCGCCCGCGGGGGTGAACCGGTGCTCTGGCTCGGACCTTGGCCGACGATTCACCCATAACTCACATAAGTTACTTTACGCTTGGAGTCGACTACCCAGGGGAATCATTCCAACGCATACCGTAGTCCACCCCCGAGGGGAGTGGCTGTCATGGAGCAGGAACCGCGTATCGAGGAGCCGGAGGTCTACGAGCCTCCGGTGCTGGCCGAGGTCGGCGGGTTCGCCGACGAGACGATGGGGAATGGCGGGTTCGTCCCCGACGGGATTCACTACCAGTACAAGCTCTGACTTGAGCGGGGAATCCTGACGCGCACCACCAAGGACGGCTCCAGCGACGAGTGGCACGCGGGGCTGGCCGCCCAGCGTCGCACCTTCGCCGGCTGGGCCGAGGACTTCCGGCTGGCCAACATGGGTCTCATCGATCCCGCGCCGCTGCGCCGCGCCCTGCTCGCACCCGCGCTGCTCAACGGCGGTGTTCCCGAGTTGGCGTACACCCTGGCCGTCGAGGAGTGGCTGCGCGCCCTCGAAGCCCACCCCACCCCAGCCACCTGAAAGAGCATCAGCGTGAAGCTGCGCCGTGACGTCACCACTTGCGACACTACCGACGGGATGATTCTCCTCGATGAACGCTCAGGCCGATACTGGCAGTTGAACCTCAGCGGCGACCGAGTTGTCGACCATCTTCTCCGCGTCGCTGGAGGAGTATTATCCCGGATGAGTAGTCAGTTGATCACGCCGGGGGGCGAAGGTGGCGCGTGCTTCCGACTGGTCGCCGGTCGACATGGACGCGGACCCGACGCCTGGACGTCCGGAAGAAGTTCGCGAACTGGCGGACGAGTTACAGGAGTTCGCCGACGATGTCGGTGAGGCGCTGGGGAAGATCCGGGGAATGGCCTCGGACCGGGCAGTACTGGACTGGGCCGGACTGACCGCAGATGCGTTCCGTACCGAATTCGACGGCGTATCGGAAAACCTGACCAAATTTCAAACCTCCTACGATATGGCCGCCGAGGCACTGGCACGGTACTGGCCGACGCTGGAGAACGCCCAGGCCCTGGCCGACCGGGCACTGGAGCAGGCGATCGCCGCGCAGACGGATCTGCGGGCCGCGCAGGCACAGTTGATCGACGGCGAGGATTGGGTGTCCCGCGCGGGAGACGAGGCCGAGCGGCTTCAGGACCAGGCCCGGCGCGAGAGCACGCCCGAGCCGCCCTCGGAGTCGGATGTCCGTAGCGCGGTACGGGACCATCAGGCCGCTCAGGCGGCTGTCACTGCGGCGCAGGACCGGGTGTCCGCAGCGGAGGAGGCCCTGTCGGCCGCGCAGGAACTGGCCCGGCAGGCACAGGAGATGCGCGAAGATGCCGCGCGGGAGTGCGCCCGTGACATCGACGCGGCCTCCGATGCCGGCATTCACAACCGGCGCTGGTGGGAGCAGGCGATCGACTGGGTCCGCGACAACTGGGACACCATCGTCGAGGTCTGCAAGCTGGTCGTCGCCGTCCTGGGCGTCGTCGTGATGATCATCGGCGGCCCCCTCGCCTGGGTCGTCCTCGCCGCAGCCCTCATCGTCCTGGCCGACACCCTCGTCAAATACGCCAGAGGACAAGCCACCCTCCTCGACGTCGCCTTCGCCGCTGTCAATGCCTCTTCGTACAGTGATTCCGCTGCTGGTCAGAG
Above is a window of Streptomyces sp. NBC_01803 DNA encoding:
- a CDS encoding WXG100 family type VII secretion target, which produces MDADPTPGRPEEVRELADELQEFADDVGEALGKIRGMASDRAVLDWAGLTADAFRTEFDGVSENLTKFQTSYDMAAEALARYWPTLENAQALADRALEQAIAAQTDLRAAQAQLIDGEDWVSRAGDEAERLQDQARRESTPEPPSESDVRSAVRDHQAAQAAVTAAQDRVSAAEEALSAAQELARQAQEMREDAARECARDIDAASDAGIHNRRWWEQAIDWVRDNWDTIVEVCKLVVAVLGVVVMIIGGPLAWVVLAAALIVLADTLVKYARGQATLLDVAFAAVNASSYSDSAAGQRGCGRVVDRRARGHAGGRRDFGRELPGGERAGGRTLASGSGSLGLPGVVPDGPPALRGSPPGGCLKSRRPPAPARPFRSCLLCREESVRGRSVVLLHRHLGS
- a CDS encoding haloacid dehalogenase type II: MGIDIKPKFVSFDMNGTLIQYRQDETIRKVLGDRLPAEIVDDFELAGEQIRFDECMGDWRPMHKVIEAALRRTMAKFGLEYREGDARAVYDQIPTWGPYPGVSEALRRLAEAYPLVILTNTDDAQAPSLVENLQAPIEVVITSEQAQAYKPRLRAFEYMLDKLGVAPDEIVHVSASPQYDHRAAFDAGIKNKVYLDRGWEPDQPWLSYTRITDIAELPVLFGLQRP
- a CDS encoding lasso RiPP family leader peptide-containing protein, producing MEQEPRIEEPEVYEPPVLAEVGGFADETMGNGGFVPDGIHYQYKL
- a CDS encoding GntR family transcriptional regulator, whose protein sequence is MDHKFEWLEHRRTTPDGVHRVLRAAILDGIVPPGGQLREAHIAADLGISRSPLREALTKLEEEGLIVKIPFRGAFVVEVSAREVAEIASVRLRVEPYAAELSAEALRGPERPQLMQTVEDLHRATEKNDIPASIDAHLRFHRLFYDLSEHGILQSLWNGWETKLRLYLSVDHRTYSDPRELAVEHERLAAVALEGDTDAFRQELAAHFQSALRAQTGDQGERTPRHA